Proteins co-encoded in one Pseudomonadota bacterium genomic window:
- a CDS encoding arginine decarboxylase, pyruvoyl-dependent — translation MSQFVPSRIFLTKGVGRHREKLQSFEMALRSARIAQFNLVRVSSIFPPGCKIVNRAEGLLRLSPGQVVYCVLSDCASNEPHRLIAASVGLSIPKNKEFHGYLSEHHAYGQNERAAGDYAEDLAAEMLATILGVGFDADKSWNDRKGTWTISGEIVRTMNSTQSAVGDSKGLWTTVLAGAIFVT, via the coding sequence ATGTCGCAGTTCGTGCCCAGCAGGATATTTTTGACGAAGGGAGTGGGAAGGCACCGCGAGAAGCTGCAGAGCTTCGAGATGGCCCTTCGGTCGGCGCGCATCGCGCAATTCAACCTCGTCCGCGTCTCCAGCATATTCCCGCCCGGCTGCAAGATCGTCAACAGGGCGGAGGGGCTGCTCAGGCTCTCTCCCGGCCAGGTCGTCTACTGCGTGCTCTCCGACTGCGCGTCCAACGAGCCGCACCGGCTGATAGCGGCGTCGGTCGGCCTCTCGATACCCAAGAACAAGGAGTTCCACGGTTACCTCTCCGAGCACCACGCCTACGGCCAGAACGAGCGCGCGGCCGGCGACTACGCTGAGGACCTCGCCGCCGAGATGCTCGCCACGATCCTCGGCGTGGGCTTCGACGCCGACAAGTCGTGGAACGATCGCAAGGGCACCTGGACCATCTCCGGCGAGATAGTGCGCACGATGAACAGCACCCAGTCCGCGGTGGGCGACTCGAAGGGGCTGTGGACCACGGTCCTGGCCGGCGCGATCTTCGTCACCTGA
- the speB gene encoding agmatinase, producing the protein MIHAHARNFLGLDPKDADYARARVAVLPIPYEATVSYGGGTARGPAAIIEASAQVELYDEELRCEPFDVGVATLDPVDVSGAHPSELFDRIAPAVTKIVRDGKIPLSLGGEHSITPAVFAAVHRIHPDTTVVQLDAHADLRQEYGGERMSHACAIARVKDLAPAVQVGIRNLSRDEALWVERDRLPVFFAHKMRADRSWMAKALDAIKTEKVYITIDVDAFDSSVLPMTGTPEPGGMGWYDVTDFLRLVMGAKRTVGMDIVELAPREGFHAADFLVAKLAYKCLGYLREGPRG; encoded by the coding sequence ATGATCCATGCCCACGCCAGGAACTTTCTCGGCCTTGACCCCAAGGACGCTGACTACGCCCGCGCCCGGGTCGCGGTCCTCCCGATTCCCTACGAGGCCACTGTCAGCTACGGAGGGGGGACGGCGCGGGGCCCCGCGGCGATCATCGAGGCGTCGGCGCAGGTGGAGCTCTACGACGAGGAGCTCCGTTGCGAGCCGTTTGACGTGGGGGTTGCCACGCTCGATCCGGTCGACGTCTCGGGCGCACACCCGTCAGAGCTCTTCGACAGGATCGCCCCCGCGGTGACGAAGATCGTCCGCGACGGCAAGATCCCCCTCTCGCTGGGGGGGGAGCACTCGATCACGCCCGCGGTCTTCGCGGCCGTCCATCGCATCCACCCGGACACGACCGTGGTGCAGCTCGACGCGCACGCAGACCTGAGGCAGGAGTACGGGGGCGAGCGGATGAGCCACGCCTGCGCCATTGCCAGGGTGAAGGATCTCGCCCCCGCGGTGCAGGTGGGGATCCGCAACCTGTCGCGCGACGAGGCGCTGTGGGTCGAGCGCGACCGGCTGCCGGTCTTCTTCGCGCACAAAATGCGCGCCGACAGGTCGTGGATGGCCAAGGCGCTCGACGCGATAAAGACCGAGAAGGTCTACATAACGATAGACGTGGACGCATTCGACTCCTCTGTGCTCCCGATGACCGGGACGCCGGAGCCGGGCGGCATGGGATGGTACGATGTGACCGACTTCCTGCGGCTCGTCATGGGGGCGAAGAGGACCGTGGGGATGGACATCGTGGAACTCGCGCCCCGCGAGGGGTTCCATGCGGCCGATTTCCTGGTCGCGAAACTCGCCTACAAATGCCTGGGATATCTGAGGGAAGGGCCAAGGGGCTGA